Proteins encoded within one genomic window of Geotalea daltonii FRC-32:
- the flhB gene encoding flagellar biosynthesis protein FlhB: MSEEDKHSKTEQPTNKKVSEAKEKGNIPRSRDLTSTLSLTSGIIALYVTGGFMASKLKSSSAEIFASLSTKEFTEAGIYMLMLKLFLTMTLVLAPFLLIVIVASLAAEVSQGGISTSFEKIGFDLDKLNPVHGIKRLFNKDAVVEMLKSFLKIIIVGYMAYKVMRDEVDSVIYLVDMDIPAIAEFVSHISFKLVIHTCGVLFILAVLDLAFVKWRFIENLKMTKQEVKDENKDAEGDPHIKGKIKQKQYDQARRRMRLIIPTADVVVTNPTHFAVALKYDRQKMAAPVVLAKGADFLAQKIKEIARESNITLVENRPLARELFAQVKEGEEIPEALYAAVAEILAYVYKLKGKV; the protein is encoded by the coding sequence ATGTCCGAAGAAGACAAACATTCCAAAACAGAACAGCCGACCAATAAAAAGGTCTCGGAAGCCAAGGAGAAAGGTAACATTCCCCGCAGCCGGGACCTTACCTCGACCCTTTCCCTGACCAGCGGTATCATTGCCCTCTATGTGACCGGCGGCTTCATGGCCTCCAAGCTGAAAAGCAGCAGCGCCGAAATTTTTGCCAGCCTCAGTACCAAGGAATTCACCGAGGCAGGCATTTATATGCTGATGCTCAAGCTTTTCCTGACCATGACCCTGGTGCTGGCGCCTTTCCTGCTGATCGTCATCGTTGCCAGCCTTGCGGCTGAAGTCAGCCAGGGGGGCATCTCCACCTCCTTCGAAAAAATCGGCTTCGATCTGGACAAGCTGAATCCTGTCCACGGCATCAAAAGGCTCTTCAACAAGGATGCCGTGGTGGAGATGCTGAAATCCTTCCTCAAGATCATCATTGTCGGTTACATGGCCTACAAGGTCATGCGGGACGAGGTGGACAGCGTCATTTACCTGGTGGACATGGATATACCGGCCATTGCCGAATTTGTCAGCCACATCTCCTTCAAACTGGTCATCCATACCTGTGGCGTTCTATTCATCCTGGCGGTGCTGGACCTGGCCTTCGTCAAGTGGCGCTTCATCGAGAACCTGAAGATGACCAAGCAGGAGGTTAAGGATGAGAACAAGGATGCGGAAGGTGACCCACATATCAAGGGAAAGATCAAGCAGAAGCAGTACGATCAGGCAAGAAGAAGAATGCGGCTCATCATTCCCACTGCCGACGTGGTTGTGACCAACCCGACCCATTTTGCCGTGGCCCTGAAATATGACCGGCAGAAAATGGCCGCGCCGGTGGTGCTGGCCAAGGGAGCCGATTTTCTTGCCCAGAAAATCAAGGAAATCGCCCGGGAGAGCAATATCACCCTGGTGGAGAACCGCCCCCTGGCAAGGGAGCTTTTTGCCCAGGTGAAAGAGGGAGAGGAGATCCCCGAGGCGCTCTATGCGGCGGTGGCGGAGATTCTTGCTTATGTCTACAAGCTGAAGGGGAAGGTGTGA
- a CDS encoding citrate (Si)-synthase has product MALKETLRQKIEAFRPRTTKLVKEYGKVKIDEVTIEQCIGGARDIRSLVTDISYLDPQEGIRFRGKTIPETFACLPKAAGSDYPTVEAFWYFLLTGDIPTQAEMEEVLTEWKRRQNVPSYVFDTIRTLPRDSHPMAMLSIGITAMQRDSKFASLYNAGKFSKLTAWETVYEDACDIVARIPVIAAFIYNLKYREDRQIAIDPNLDMGANFAHMIGQGKAYQDVARMYFILHSDHESGNVSAHTTHLVHSALSDPYYAYAAGLNGLAGPLHGRANQEVLDWTIKFQEKYCKDQEPTKELITKALWDTLNSGQVIPGYGHAVLRKTDPRYTSQREFCQKHLPNDPLFKLVSMIFEVAPGVLTEHGKTKNPWPNVDAQSGVIQWHYGVKEWDFYTVLFGVGRALGCMANITWDRGLGYAIERPKSVTTAMLEEWAAKGRR; this is encoded by the coding sequence ATGGCTTTAAAAGAAACACTCAGACAGAAGATCGAGGCATTCCGCCCGCGCACGACAAAGCTGGTCAAGGAATATGGCAAGGTCAAGATCGACGAGGTCACCATCGAACAGTGCATCGGCGGCGCCCGTGACATCCGTTCGCTGGTAACCGACATTTCCTACCTGGACCCCCAGGAGGGGATCCGTTTTCGCGGCAAGACCATTCCGGAAACGTTCGCCTGCCTCCCCAAAGCGGCCGGTTCCGACTATCCGACCGTGGAGGCGTTCTGGTACTTCCTGTTGACGGGGGACATCCCCACGCAGGCGGAGATGGAAGAGGTTTTGACCGAGTGGAAACGCCGCCAGAACGTTCCATCATACGTTTTCGACACCATTCGCACCCTGCCCAGGGACAGCCATCCCATGGCGATGCTTTCCATCGGCATCACCGCCATGCAGCGGGATTCCAAGTTCGCATCCCTTTACAACGCGGGTAAATTCAGCAAACTGACCGCCTGGGAAACGGTCTACGAGGATGCCTGCGACATTGTCGCCCGGATCCCGGTTATTGCGGCATTCATATACAATCTGAAGTACCGGGAAGACCGGCAGATCGCCATCGACCCAAACCTGGACATGGGGGCCAACTTCGCCCACATGATCGGCCAGGGCAAGGCATATCAGGATGTGGCCCGCATGTACTTCATCCTCCACTCCGACCACGAGTCGGGCAATGTCTCAGCCCACACCACCCACCTGGTCCATTCGGCCCTCTCCGACCCGTATTACGCCTATGCGGCCGGGCTGAACGGCCTTGCCGGACCACTCCACGGCCGCGCCAACCAGGAGGTGCTAGACTGGACCATCAAATTCCAGGAGAAGTACTGCAAGGACCAGGAACCGACCAAAGAGCTCATCACCAAGGCGTTGTGGGACACCCTCAATTCCGGCCAGGTGATTCCCGGCTACGGGCATGCAGTTCTGCGCAAGACCGACCCCCGCTATACCTCCCAGCGTGAGTTCTGCCAAAAGCATCTGCCAAACGACCCTCTCTTCAAGCTGGTCTCCATGATCTTCGAGGTGGCGCCCGGGGTGCTCACCGAGCACGGCAAGACCAAGAACCCCTGGCCCAACGTGGACGCCCAATCGGGGGTCATTCAGTGGCATTACGGTGTAAAGGAGTGGGACTTTTACACGGTGCTGTTCGGCGTCGGCCGGGCACTGGGGTGCATGGCGAATATCACCTGGGACCGGGGGCTGGGTTACGCCATCGAACGGCCGAAATCGGTCACCACGGCCATGCTCGAAGAGTGGGCCGCCAAGGGTAGGCGGTAA
- a CDS encoding acetate uptake transporter, which yields MTHTHNAATAFAINDTTANPAPLGLLGFGMTTVLLNLHNAGMFPLDAMILSMGIFYGGLGQIIVGIMEWKKNNTFGATAFTSYGLFWLSLVALIMLPKTGYIQAPGESAMTAYLVMWGIFTGALFIGTFKMNKALQVVFGSLLVLFFLLAGGDFTGNQAIKTIAGYEGIFCGFSAIYAGLAQVLNEVYGRTVAPLGLVRDPG from the coding sequence ATGACACATACGCACAATGCCGCCACCGCCTTCGCCATTAACGACACCACGGCTAATCCGGCCCCCCTGGGGCTGTTGGGCTTCGGCATGACCACCGTCCTTTTGAACCTGCATAATGCCGGCATGTTTCCCCTGGATGCCATGATCCTCAGCATGGGGATCTTCTACGGCGGTCTGGGCCAGATCATTGTCGGCATCATGGAGTGGAAGAAAAACAATACCTTCGGCGCCACCGCCTTTACCTCCTATGGCCTTTTCTGGCTCTCTCTGGTGGCCCTCATCATGCTCCCCAAGACCGGCTATATCCAGGCGCCCGGTGAATCGGCCATGACCGCCTATCTGGTCATGTGGGGCATCTTTACCGGAGCGCTCTTCATCGGCACATTCAAGATGAACAAGGCGCTGCAGGTGGTGTTCGGCTCATTGTTGGTGCTCTTTTTCCTCCTGGCAGGGGGTGATTTTACCGGGAATCAAGCCATAAAGACCATCGCCGGTTACGAAGGGATATTCTGCGGATTCTCGGCCATCTATGCCGGGCTGGCCCAGGTGCTCAACGAAGTCTATGGCCGGACGGTCGCCCCCCTGGGGTTGGTCCGAGACCCGGGGTAG
- the fliM gene encoding flagellar motor switch protein FliM, which produces MEKILTKEEIEALLSAVFEGSIEPAKELARTQGQVSTYDLFNSDAHRGFVPNMDIIYDGFIRYNRVNMSNRLGKMVEIKKVGARPYKFDDFLQSLPSPVCMAIYKIEPLKGAALIAVDSTFVYTVVDSILGGVGVPNIPANNRLFTPIELRLVEKIIRDVLADMEKAWAPLLAVKMNLLRMEMNPRLVNIVPPEYQVVTMSLKIQIEETVGSMILAVPYMTVDPIRDKLKSGLQVDMMAVDPQWSIRLSEELKEAPLEISVEMGNSSITLAELLNLSPGDTVMLEESGRNELLVKVGGVKKFMGLPGVRGGNKAVQISRIFQGGTRGD; this is translated from the coding sequence ATGGAAAAGATACTGACAAAGGAAGAGATAGAGGCGTTGCTCAGTGCCGTTTTCGAGGGGAGCATCGAGCCGGCCAAGGAATTGGCCAGAACCCAGGGACAGGTCAGCACTTACGATCTCTTCAACTCCGATGCCCACCGGGGCTTTGTCCCCAATATGGATATCATCTATGACGGTTTCATCCGTTACAACCGGGTCAATATGTCCAACCGTCTGGGCAAGATGGTGGAGATCAAAAAGGTAGGTGCGAGACCTTACAAGTTTGACGACTTCCTCCAGTCCCTTCCTTCACCGGTCTGCATGGCCATCTATAAAATAGAGCCCCTCAAGGGGGCAGCCTTGATCGCCGTGGACAGCACCTTTGTTTACACCGTCGTCGACAGCATTCTCGGCGGCGTCGGGGTCCCCAACATCCCTGCCAACAACCGCCTGTTTACCCCTATCGAACTGCGGCTGGTGGAAAAGATCATCAGGGACGTCCTGGCCGACATGGAAAAGGCGTGGGCACCGCTCCTGGCCGTGAAGATGAACCTGTTGCGCATGGAGATGAATCCGCGGCTGGTCAATATCGTCCCCCCGGAATACCAGGTGGTTACCATGTCGCTCAAGATCCAGATCGAGGAAACGGTGGGCTCGATGATTCTCGCCGTTCCGTACATGACTGTGGATCCCATCCGCGACAAGCTGAAGAGCGGATTGCAGGTAGACATGATGGCCGTTGATCCCCAATGGTCCATCCGCCTGTCGGAAGAACTGAAGGAGGCACCCCTGGAGATCTCGGTGGAAATGGGCAATTCCTCCATCACCCTTGCCGAACTCCTGAACCTGTCCCCTGGGGATACGGTGATGTTGGAGGAGAGCGGTCGCAATGAGTTGCTGGTCAAGGTGGGAGGCGTGAAGAAGTTTATGGGGCTGCCGGGGGTCCGGGGGGGCAACAAGGCGGTGCAGATCAGTCGGATTTTCCAGGGAGGGACGCGCGGTGACTGA
- a CDS encoding FliO/MopB family protein, with translation MRALVLSALFLFPASAVAADSGSGEFSLVAGFFQMLGSLALVLGLIFLFYHLSSKWLKIAPAGKGVARYIRVVESRFLAPKKSLMLVEVGGEYLLLSNCGDRLQLVKQIDMVEEIEVVEERQNVAQFSAQMRERLAAIKEGVPGLMRLAALPKKRSEAL, from the coding sequence ATGAGAGCCCTGGTGTTGTCAGCCCTTTTTTTGTTTCCGGCCAGTGCAGTTGCCGCTGATAGCGGCAGCGGCGAATTCAGCCTGGTGGCGGGCTTTTTCCAGATGCTGGGATCGCTGGCCCTGGTGCTGGGCCTCATTTTTCTCTTTTATCACCTGTCCAGCAAATGGCTGAAGATCGCCCCGGCCGGAAAAGGGGTCGCACGCTATATCCGCGTGGTTGAGAGCCGCTTTCTGGCGCCGAAAAAATCCCTGATGCTGGTGGAGGTTGGGGGCGAGTATCTGCTGCTCAGCAACTGCGGTGACCGACTGCAACTGGTCAAACAGATCGACATGGTGGAAGAGATAGAGGTGGTGGAGGAGCGCCAGAATGTGGCCCAATTCTCCGCCCAGATGCGCGAGCGGCTGGCTGCCATCAAGGAAGGAGTCCCCGGCCTGATGCGCCTGGCTGCCCTGCCGAAAAAACGGAGTGAAGCACTGTGA
- the fliQ gene encoding flagellar biosynthesis protein FliQ, producing the protein MTSDLVVQLARRSFETTLLLSAPLLTFSLVVGLLISIFQAITSINEATLAFAPKIAAVMVALIIFFPWMMSYMSDFTREIYNMIPNMRH; encoded by the coding sequence ATGACTTCCGACCTGGTTGTCCAGCTGGCGCGCCGCAGTTTCGAGACGACGCTCCTTTTATCCGCTCCGCTTCTTACCTTCAGCCTGGTGGTGGGGCTTCTGATCAGCATTTTTCAGGCAATCACCTCCATCAACGAGGCGACCCTCGCCTTTGCACCGAAGATTGCTGCGGTAATGGTTGCTCTCATCATCTTTTTCCCCTGGATGATGAGCTACATGAGCGACTTTACCCGTGAGATATACAACATGATCCCCAACATGAGGCACTGA
- a CDS encoding GntR family transcriptional regulator — protein MSSLPNDTTQGTAPLTDRIFELLQDAIIKGDIPAGSKISEPELARNYGISRGTLREVLSRLEERHLIIRAPNHGARVISLSYEELIETYQVREALGGLGCALAAQNMTDEEIAGLRNLLREHEKSIAEDEGLSYYQQEGELDFHYRILQGSRNKKLLAILDGGLYQLIRMYRYQFSAASPRPYLALKEHHRIVDALEERDGELADLLMRRHIRTARLSVEERHRNATEQVGRND, from the coding sequence TTGTCTTCTCTCCCCAACGATACGACCCAAGGGACGGCCCCCTTGACCGACCGGATCTTTGAACTGCTGCAGGATGCAATAATCAAGGGTGATATTCCTGCCGGCAGCAAAATTTCAGAACCCGAACTGGCCAGGAATTACGGCATCAGCCGCGGCACGTTGCGCGAGGTCCTGAGCCGCCTGGAAGAACGACATCTGATCATCCGCGCGCCCAACCATGGGGCGCGGGTCATATCCCTTTCCTACGAGGAACTGATTGAAACCTATCAGGTCCGTGAGGCACTGGGGGGGCTAGGCTGCGCCCTGGCCGCCCAGAACATGACCGACGAGGAGATTGCCGGGCTGAGGAACCTGCTCCGGGAACATGAAAAGAGCATTGCCGAGGATGAGGGGCTTTCCTATTACCAGCAGGAGGGGGAGCTTGATTTCCATTACCGGATACTACAGGGAAGCCGCAACAAGAAGCTGCTAGCCATCCTGGATGGGGGGCTCTATCAGCTGATCCGCATGTACCGGTACCAGTTCAGCGCTGCCAGCCCTCGCCCTTATCTGGCCTTAAAAGAGCATCATCGTATCGTAGATGCCCTGGAGGAACGGGATGGGGAACTTGCAGACCTGCTCATGCGCCGCCACATACGGACCGCACGCCTCAGCGTCGAAGAACGGCATCGCAATGCCACAGAGCAGGTGGGAAGGAATGACTGA
- the fliN gene encoding flagellar motor switch protein FliN produces the protein MKNLDFILDIPLQLTVELGRTKLLVKDILQLNQGAVVELSKLAGEPLDVFVNSKLVARGEAVVINDKFGIRLVDIVSPNERVEKAL, from the coding sequence ATGAAAAATCTTGATTTCATTCTGGATATTCCATTGCAGCTGACCGTGGAACTTGGGCGGACCAAATTGCTGGTCAAGGACATATTGCAGCTGAACCAGGGGGCGGTGGTCGAGTTGTCGAAACTGGCGGGAGAACCGCTGGACGTTTTCGTCAACTCAAAGCTGGTTGCCCGCGGTGAAGCGGTGGTCATCAACGACAAGTTCGGCATCAGGCTGGTGGATATCGTCAGCCCCAACGAGCGGGTGGAAAAGGCGCTATGA
- a CDS encoding acetyl-CoA hydrolase/transferase C-terminal domain-containing protein: MSEYGTLEERVRCKALLKKVMRPEETIPFFKNGMNLGWSGFTPAGYPKAVPIALADHVERNNLQGKLRFNIFTGASVGAETEDRWAELDMIDRRWPYQTGKNIAAGINEGRIRMGDKHLSLFAQDLGYGFYTKDTESGKLDLAIIEVSAITEDGGLVPTSSGGVIPEILMICDRVIVEVNVGQPSFEGMHDTIICDNPPHRQVLNITRADSRIGTGAVPCDPAKIIAVVESRHRDNGRAFSEQDETSEAIASHIIDFFSHEVKAGRLPKNLLPLQSGVGSIANAVIGGLAKGPFSDLSVYTEVLQDTMLDLIDSGKLDCASSCSLSLSKDEGFPRFFANMDKYAGKILIRPLSISNAPEPIRRLGVIAMNTPVEIDIYAHANSTLVGGTRMINGIGGSGDFLRNGYLKIMHTPSSRPSKIDPNGITCVVPHCSHIDHTEHDLDVVVTEQGLADLRGLAPKERARRIIEKCAHPDYKPILAAYLEIATRDCIARKVGHEPQLWDRAFKMQLNLAQHGTMKIKNWDIKIDLCN; encoded by the coding sequence ATGTCTGAATATGGCACTCTGGAAGAGCGGGTACGTTGCAAAGCATTGTTGAAGAAAGTAATGCGACCGGAAGAAACTATTCCCTTCTTTAAAAACGGCATGAACCTGGGCTGGTCGGGTTTCACCCCGGCCGGGTATCCCAAGGCAGTGCCCATTGCCCTGGCGGACCATGTGGAAAGGAACAACCTGCAGGGAAAACTGCGCTTCAACATTTTCACCGGCGCATCGGTAGGCGCGGAAACGGAAGACCGGTGGGCTGAACTGGACATGATCGACCGGCGTTGGCCCTACCAGACCGGCAAAAACATCGCCGCCGGTATCAATGAAGGGCGCATCCGCATGGGAGACAAGCACCTCTCCCTCTTCGCCCAGGACCTGGGTTACGGCTTTTATACCAAAGACACGGAGAGCGGCAAGCTTGACCTGGCCATCATCGAGGTTTCCGCCATCACCGAAGACGGCGGACTGGTGCCAACTTCGTCGGGCGGGGTAATCCCGGAGATCCTCATGATCTGCGACCGGGTCATCGTCGAGGTCAATGTGGGACAACCATCCTTCGAAGGGATGCACGACACCATTATCTGTGACAATCCCCCCCATCGGCAGGTGCTGAACATCACCAGGGCCGATTCACGGATCGGCACCGGCGCTGTCCCCTGCGATCCGGCAAAGATCATTGCCGTGGTGGAATCGCGGCACCGGGACAATGGCCGGGCATTTTCCGAGCAGGATGAAACCTCCGAGGCCATTGCCAGCCATATCATCGATTTCTTCTCCCATGAAGTGAAGGCGGGGCGCCTGCCGAAAAATCTTCTGCCCCTCCAGTCCGGGGTCGGTTCCATCGCCAATGCGGTTATCGGCGGCCTGGCAAAAGGACCGTTCAGCGACCTGAGTGTCTACACCGAGGTGCTCCAGGATACCATGCTCGACCTGATAGACTCGGGTAAGCTGGACTGCGCCTCTTCCTGCTCCCTCTCCCTCTCCAAGGACGAGGGCTTCCCCCGGTTCTTCGCCAACATGGACAAGTATGCCGGCAAGATCCTCATCCGCCCGCTCTCCATTTCCAATGCCCCGGAACCGATCCGGCGACTGGGGGTCATCGCCATGAACACGCCGGTGGAGATCGACATCTATGCCCACGCCAACTCAACCCTGGTGGGAGGCACCCGGATGATCAACGGTATCGGCGGCTCGGGCGATTTCCTGCGCAACGGCTACCTGAAAATCATGCACACCCCTTCCAGCCGTCCTTCCAAGATTGACCCGAACGGTATCACCTGCGTCGTGCCCCACTGCTCCCACATCGACCACACTGAGCACGACCTGGACGTGGTGGTGACCGAACAGGGGCTGGCCGACCTGCGAGGACTGGCTCCCAAAGAGCGAGCGCGCCGCATTATCGAAAAATGCGCCCACCCCGACTACAAACCGATCCTCGCCGCCTACCTGGAAATCGCCACCAGGGACTGTATCGCTCGGAAAGTAGGACACGAGCCCCAGCTGTGGGATCGGGCCTTCAAGATGCAGCTGAACCTTGCCCAGCATGGCACCATGAAGATCAAGAACTGGGACATAAAGATAGATCTGTGCAATTGA
- a CDS encoding NAD-dependent epimerase/dehydratase family protein produces MKIFVTGATGLVGKRLVDKLSEGKDEIVCLVRDASRVTFDRNRVRIVNGDLLDKGSYRRHLDGVDLVYNCAAVTGFWGIKWEEYYRNNVEATMSLLQGCSEADVPNFVHVSTTLLHGACDDPAPRKESDPPGTCLSGYEKSKLAAESAVVECGKQTGMSTKIVRLTSVYCAGGRLIPSLVEGLLQNKLKQIGSGKNMKHITHVDDCVDGMMLAARKGLPGAVYNIGAREVPTMGQIMEQVSSALGRERPRMIPQGVARLAATGMEAVACITGKPPLLTRYTVDYLTKNHIYDTSLAAKELGFVAKMDYRQGIANSVLKYLQLRQA; encoded by the coding sequence ATGAAAATCTTTGTGACCGGTGCCACCGGTTTGGTCGGTAAGCGTCTTGTGGATAAACTGTCGGAGGGAAAAGACGAGATTGTCTGCCTGGTGAGGGATGCATCGAGAGTAACCTTCGACAGGAACAGGGTGAGGATCGTCAACGGCGACTTGCTGGACAAGGGGAGCTACAGGCGACATCTGGACGGCGTCGACCTGGTGTACAATTGCGCTGCGGTCACCGGCTTCTGGGGTATCAAGTGGGAGGAATACTACCGCAACAATGTGGAAGCCACCATGAGTCTTTTGCAGGGCTGTTCCGAAGCTGACGTGCCGAACTTCGTCCATGTGAGTACGACCCTGCTCCATGGAGCATGCGACGATCCCGCTCCGAGAAAGGAGTCAGACCCCCCGGGCACGTGCCTGTCGGGATATGAAAAATCCAAGTTGGCAGCGGAGTCGGCCGTGGTTGAGTGTGGGAAGCAGACCGGCATGAGTACCAAGATCGTCCGCCTGACTTCCGTGTACTGCGCCGGCGGGCGCCTGATCCCTTCCCTGGTGGAGGGGTTGCTGCAGAATAAATTGAAGCAGATCGGCTCGGGAAAGAACATGAAGCACATCACCCATGTGGATGATTGTGTGGACGGCATGATGCTGGCAGCAAGAAAAGGGCTCCCCGGCGCCGTGTATAATATCGGCGCCAGGGAGGTCCCCACCATGGGGCAGATCATGGAGCAGGTATCTTCGGCCCTCGGCAGGGAACGCCCCCGGATGATTCCTCAAGGCGTTGCCAGACTGGCTGCAACAGGAATGGAGGCCGTTGCCTGCATCACCGGTAAGCCGCCGCTGCTCACCCGCTATACGGTGGATTACCTTACCAAGAACCACATCTACGATACATCCCTTGCCGCAAAGGAGTTGGGATTTGTGGCGAAGATGGATTATCGCCAGGGCATAGCCAATTCGGTGCTGAAATATTTGCAGCTCAGGCAGGCATGA
- a CDS encoding AfsA-related hotdog domain-containing protein, whose translation MAVNKAELQKEFADDFIRKIDRRFVHKAKDENVVISDICRREDLGPDIYQCFLTYDDQLPFFFEHYLDHVPGLLVIEAARQMGTATVHKFYDVDFDTIFILDVVNCSFTNFLECQEPVVIQIAIIAPNGPDRVRKAFSSVVTIFQHSESKGTIEFNCTCIPKKLFARMRRTAAACTGGGQ comes from the coding sequence ATGGCAGTGAACAAAGCGGAATTGCAGAAGGAATTTGCTGACGACTTCATAAGAAAAATCGACAGGCGGTTCGTACACAAGGCAAAGGACGAAAACGTGGTAATCAGCGATATCTGCCGGCGGGAAGACCTGGGGCCCGATATCTACCAGTGTTTTCTAACCTATGACGACCAGCTGCCCTTCTTTTTCGAACACTATCTGGACCATGTACCGGGGCTTCTCGTCATCGAGGCCGCACGGCAGATGGGTACGGCGACGGTGCATAAATTCTACGACGTGGATTTCGACACGATCTTCATTCTGGATGTGGTCAACTGCAGTTTTACCAATTTTCTCGAATGTCAGGAACCGGTGGTCATCCAGATAGCCATAATCGCACCAAACGGCCCGGACAGGGTGCGGAAAGCATTCAGCTCCGTCGTCACCATCTTCCAGCATAGCGAAAGCAAAGGGACCATCGAGTTCAATTGCACCTGCATTCCGAAAAAACTCTTCGCGCGGATGAGACGGACGGCGGCGGCATGCACAGGAGGGGGACAATGA
- the fliR gene encoding flagellar biosynthetic protein FliR, which yields MFAIPFATISDFTLFSLVVGRMAGLFSAIPLFGGKSVPMRIKMAVIMSMALLLFPIIKMQVPPLPGDSISIGLLVIRETLIGLTLGIISQAIFAAVEMCGQIVGMQMGISIAALFDPNTQSNVPTMSLFQGILAMLLFVALGVHHIFIRAIVESYQVIPVGAWHMSGELMQFFITSIGAVFILGVKLAAPVMVALLATSVALGIMARAFPQMNIFMVSMPLNIGIGFLALGLSLLAFLRTLQNSFGGIDRQIKILFKLLA from the coding sequence GTGTTCGCCATCCCCTTTGCCACCATCAGCGATTTCACCCTCTTCAGCCTGGTGGTGGGGAGGATGGCCGGTCTCTTTTCGGCAATTCCGCTCTTTGGTGGCAAGTCGGTGCCGATGCGGATCAAAATGGCCGTCATCATGTCAATGGCGCTTCTGCTCTTTCCCATCATCAAAATGCAGGTGCCGCCGCTGCCCGGAGACTCCATTTCCATCGGTCTGCTGGTGATTCGTGAAACCCTGATCGGTCTGACCCTGGGTATCATTTCCCAGGCGATCTTCGCCGCCGTAGAAATGTGCGGGCAGATAGTCGGCATGCAGATGGGCATATCCATTGCCGCTCTCTTCGACCCTAACACCCAGTCCAATGTGCCGACCATGTCCCTCTTCCAGGGGATACTGGCCATGCTCCTCTTCGTAGCCCTGGGGGTACATCACATTTTTATACGGGCCATTGTCGAGAGTTATCAGGTCATCCCGGTGGGGGCCTGGCACATGAGCGGCGAACTGATGCAATTCTTCATTACCAGCATCGGCGCTGTCTTCATTCTGGGGGTCAAACTGGCGGCGCCGGTCATGGTCGCCCTGCTGGCAACCAGTGTCGCCCTGGGGATCATGGCCAGGGCATTTCCCCAGATGAATATCTTCATGGTCAGCATGCCGCTCAATATCGGCATAGGTTTTCTCGCCTTGGGCCTCTCCCTGCTCGCCTTTCTCCGCACCCTGCAGAACTCCTTCGGCGGCATCGACAGGCAGATAAAAATTCTCTTCAAGCTCCTGGCCTAG
- the fliP gene encoding flagellar type III secretion system pore protein FliP (The bacterial flagellar biogenesis protein FliP forms a type III secretion system (T3SS)-type pore required for flagellar assembly.): MNGGKILKPLLVIAFLLTAASAFAEPVALPTVSVGMGKVSKPGDVAVVLQIFFLMTVLSLAPGLLMMTTSFTRIVVVLSFLRNALGTQQAPSNQIIIGLSLFLTFFIMAPVWQQINVQALQPYRAQTITQDEALKRAVAPVRKFMLSQVREKDLALFINLSKLPRPKNADDIPTMTIIPAYMISELKTAFQIGFLVYIPFLVLDMVVASVLMSMGMMMLPPVMISLPFKILLFVLVDGWGLIIGSLVKSFG, encoded by the coding sequence GTGAATGGCGGCAAAATTCTTAAACCCTTATTGGTGATCGCCTTTCTTCTCACTGCGGCTTCGGCCTTTGCCGAGCCGGTCGCTCTGCCCACGGTAAGTGTCGGCATGGGCAAGGTGTCGAAACCTGGCGACGTGGCTGTCGTTCTGCAGATCTTCTTCCTCATGACAGTGTTGTCCCTGGCTCCCGGACTTTTGATGATGACAACCTCCTTTACCCGCATCGTCGTCGTCCTCTCATTTCTGCGTAACGCCCTGGGTACCCAGCAGGCTCCCTCTAATCAGATCATCATCGGCCTGTCGCTGTTTCTGACCTTCTTCATCATGGCGCCCGTGTGGCAACAGATCAACGTTCAGGCTCTTCAGCCCTACCGTGCGCAGACCATCACCCAGGACGAGGCCCTGAAGCGGGCGGTGGCGCCGGTGAGGAAGTTCATGCTCTCCCAGGTGAGGGAGAAGGATCTGGCGCTGTTCATCAACCTGTCCAAGCTGCCCCGGCCGAAAAATGCCGATGACATTCCGACCATGACCATCATTCCCGCTTACATGATCAGCGAGTTGAAAACCGCCTTTCAGATCGGCTTCCTGGTTTACATACCGTTCCTGGTGCTGGACATGGTCGTGGCCTCGGTGCTCATGTCCATGGGGATGATGATGCTGCCTCCGGTAATGATCTCCCTGCCGTTCAAGATCCTGCTCTTCGTCCTGGTTGACGGCTGGGGACTGATTATCGGATCACTGGTGAAAAGCTTTGGGTAA